Within the Arachis duranensis cultivar V14167 chromosome 10, aradu.V14167.gnm2.J7QH, whole genome shotgun sequence genome, the region TGTacagaaaaaatttaaatattaaagcaataataaaagagagaaacaacgacaataatattaaaattaattgaacAAGTGTGTACAAATTAAATCTTAATTAAGTGAATTCTTGTGAATAGTGAAAATCACTATGCTAGAGATCAAAGCccaaattcattatttttacaCGATTGGGTTTGGTGAGATCGtccactataaaaaatattaagcgattaatattttttattaatattagttaatattttgagttaatatcttatttttatattattatgatttaagatttagaatttaatattaaatatttaatattagcaaaatattaaaaaataatcaattttattgatcatataatatttttgttggacaaattaatttgaaagACACATGGGTCATATATATATGACCAAAAATCCAAATCATGCGTTGGCCTGGTGGTGATTAAAAACCATCGTTAGCTGTAACTATAACCCTAGAGAAAACATTATGGGTAAACCGACCTACTAATTCATTAGTAATTTCCAAACTCATGTTCCTTGCTGTACTTTCAAATTTATGAAATAAAACGTGTTGGCATCCTCTGGAGTGTTATTTAACTGTATTGTTTCTATTGAAATGTTTTTGTCACACAAAACATCAAATTCTTTTAACATTAAAACGCAAGTTCAAATCAGGTGGTATAATCTAACGAGAGATAAAAATCGTATTTGAAGATAATGGCTCAACAAAAAAGGagaaatttatttgtttatcgAAAATAAATGTCTATTTAATTAAGGAAAAGAATAGGTaaacaatgaaaatactaaacaataTGAACAATGGATATATCGGATATTCAATTTACTAGGTATGCggatagttattttaatattaagatttaggtggATAATTTAAAAGTGTAGTGTGTTTTTACTTTATTGgacctattttaaaatttattgttcacattgttcacaaaaattattgtctacctaacaaattctttgattaatttaaagGTGGAAAAACGGAGGAAGAACGCATATTAGATAATATGTTGCATATTTAACTTTTTAGATAGCGGAACGGATCACAGGTCTCATCCAAACCATTGTTCTTTTTGAAGCTCAATGGCACTTGAAAGGGACTTTTCCATATCATAATAATAACTGATTATTAACAACCTAATTGCCAgctttttaattaaaagatgaaaagATGGCCACATAGCACATAGGACTTTTGCCACGCTTATAAAACGTGGTCATCTTAGTGATTCTATTGCCATATTTTCTCAGCGTACTATTTTCTCTCTATTGCCACGTTTTCATTAACGTGTCAATATAATATGTTGGATCTTTGCACGCTTTTCAAATATGCCAAATATGTAGGATATGAATATCCTCTTTTAAGTGTAACACTACTGTTGCAGGGTACGAAAATCCTTTTTAAGCGTAACTATAACTTAGTCTGGATAGGGTTTATTGCTATATTTTCTTAATGAATCTTCCTAATAAAAAACactacatttttttttgttttctacgGTATCCCTCAACTCGACAGGACAAGGATTAATCCGTCAcggtactgagctccatttaagggtttgtcattggtcaatgggttgctgcatacACAAGGTGGGATTCGAATCCCCAACACTTgtttaagcggactagtgagctaaccactagaccaaaaAACACTACATTGAGAAGTGCTTGAAGGCcagtaaattttgtgatttgtagccaTCAATTAGCTATCACTAATGATTTTAATGGTGTAAAATTTCATCTAAAGGTGTAAAATTACTCACTTTATTTTTACTGGTTAAGTGCTGActagattttaataaaactgttggcccctagacttttcctaaTAGTAAATCAACCAATCtaacaaaatacataaaagcAAACTCATGATAACAAATACCTTAGAAGCAACATCTGAACATAATTTGACAATAATATATCAATCACATTATTGTCAACCAAAAGATGAAAAGGTGGCCACACAGCACATAGGAAGCTAAGCACACAAGGCAAAAAAAGCCTTTGACAAACACAACCATAGTTAGATGGTTGATTACCTAAATGAATTGTAAAATTAACAGTAGAAACTTACCTACAGTTAATTTCATGTGATATTGATAATGGAGAGTCGTTAAATGATTAAACAGATTTGATTCAATTGTCATGTAACGAATCTCAACTAACAATTTCACTTACCATAATTAATTAGTAAGGACGTTGATTTGGAAGGTTGCCCGGAGGGCGATAAATGCACGTAACAAGGGTGCCTCCATTTCGGCAATTAACTCTAGCGCATCCTATATGAGTAGATTTCCTCCAAACAACCTGAGTATAGCAACCACAATAGCCACCAATGCAAGAGTTGGATTCGAAGTCGTAGTAATCTTTCTGTGCCACCCACGACGCCACAGCATCTGCTGCCGTAAAGTTATTGAATAACACATTACGTGCAGTGGTCTGGCCATAATTAGGAGAAGCGGTTGATGTTATTAACTGCCCCTCAAGACAATCTACAATGTGGTTATTCAAAAACTTTTGAGCAACTCCTGCTAGCTCTGGATTCCACTTTAGTGGCTTAACCCCAACGATTTCCCGTGCAACGTTTTGACCATCCAAGTACCCTCTTGAAAAGTCTTGACCCAATACGCTTATAAAACTTATTATTATCACCTTCGCCCTCATTTCTTTTCTGGTTCCTTAGTAATGCttgcaaaaaattaaacaagattgttattatatattatgttgTAATATATAGGTTGTGGATATCATATACTATATCATGCTTGTCTTTTGATATATCTGAATACTTAGGATCAATGgttttaatagaataattagaCTCTTGGCTAAGATCATTAATTTCACtgctttaataattattaacatcaataaataatttgtataaatatactctttcttctcctttattAGTAAATCAATACAACTATAGTACGTGTACACAAAAATTAGCTAGTTACCAAAATCAAtcatcagtataaaatatagtaaaaatttaGGTGTAGTCGACTTTACGGAAAATTGATAAACCGTTAGATGAtttaactgatttgactaaatttttatctaatggCTTCATatatcaatttcacgtgaagtcgacttcattTGAGTTTTCAccgtaaaatatatattagaatacaaatacacattaaaaataaattaaaccatatgtatatttatatacaaatatattggtgcatttttaaaattcatacaTGCATTCAAGTGCATCAAAGGACAACTATGTTAATCAgtatttattcataaaaaaaaatgtttcttGAGCAAGAGCAAAAAGTAGTTtccttaaaataaaagaaagaagttACCGACACTACCTCATGACGCAACGTTTAAGCCATTAATTCTCTTATAAATGCCAATTACATAGTATAACACAATCACCTTTAATAAATTTTGCAATCAGAgaacaatattaaaaatgaaaataagtgtGGGGCGAATAATAAGTTTTGTAAGTGTACTCTTTTGGTGTGTATCGGCTCAAAATTCTGAAGATGATTATCTTAAGGTTCACAACGCGGCGCGCAAAGGAGTTGGGGTTAAACCACTGAAATGGGACAAGGAGCTAGAATCATATGCTCGTGCGCACTTGAATAAGCATGTTGAAGATTGCAAGCTGGAGTCATCGGACGGTCCTTACGGCGAGAACTTAGTGCGTGGAACTGGTATTTGGAAAAACCTTACTGGAAAAGAAGCTGTTGAATTGTGGGTGTCAGAAAAACAATACTACGATGAGAAATCCAACTCGTGCTTAGGTGGTGATGATGGTGACGACTATAAATGTTTTGGTTATACTCAGGTTGTTTGGAGTACCACTACACATGTGGGTTGTGCTAGAGTTAGGTGCTACAATGGATCGATCATGGTTAGTTGTAACTATAACCCTCCAGGGAACTACAGAGATAAACGACCCTATTAATTAAGTAATACTTTAATAATTACCAAATCCTCTGTTGTAATTTGCTACACGACTTATatcataaatatatattcttaggTTTTAGTGTCTATATATAGTAAGCATTTGGGTATAAGTTTGTGATTCATACATATGAGAGTGTACCAATTtataataaatgattatatatttaatatatttttgtatgcaaaaatttattttgagctTATATTGTCATTATGCATAATtgttttttagtttgttttatcttgatttttttattagtaataataaaaattgaatttgaaaaattttaatattatattaaatgagttatatcttatatatatttatacataaatatataataatttaataatataatcttttctcAAGCCTATACAACGAAAACTAATACACAAATTAGGATACGCTTGtcactaattaaattgattattaCGAAACTGATCAAGGACATATACTCAAGATGATGAAGActttaattgattattgataCTAATTACAAATCTtttaaatgaaagaaaaacatTATTATTACATGAAAAGATGCCCACATAACTAGATGCACATTGACAAGGCCAAAAAGCATTTGACAACCTCATCAAGTACTCAACCATAGTTATATTGGCACAGCACAATACTAAGACATTGCATATTGTTGATTACCCAAACGAATTGTTTTATTAATTAGTAACTATTGCATGTAACAAAGGTGCCTCCATTTTGGCACTGAACTCTAGCACACCCTATATGAGTAGATTTCCTCCAAAGAACCTGAGTATAACAATGACAATTATTGCCACCAATGCAAGAAAAAGAATATTAGAGGCCNNNNNNNNNNNNNNNNNNNNNNNNNNNNNNNNNNNNNNNNNNNNNNNNNNNNNNNNNNNNNNNNNNNNNNNNNNNNNNNNNNNNNNNNNNNNNNNNNNNNNNNNNNNatattaaaattaattattaaaattagttactaatatatttatatataaatatatatatagtttaatttatttttaatatgtatttatattttaatacgtatttaatattaatggctaattttagtgtatatatataacatagtcaattgagataaaatatgttattaaattattaaattaaaagaattaaactaaaaaattgagTTAACAATCAAGTAagagtgaaaaataataaattataatgccCTTATCATTTTTCATGTAAGAATTGGATTCGTAACAAGGAGTAGTTAGTGTTATCAATTTACCGTCGAGACAGTCAATAATGTATGTGTTTGTTCAAGAACCTTTGAGCAACTCCTACACTTATGGCCTGGTCCACTGAAGTGTCTCAACTCCAACTCAATACATATAATAGAAACCCTAGCTCACCCAATACATATAATGGAAATACACTTACGAAAATTGTTGTTATTACTATATtcattctctctatttttttctttggttcCTTCCGATGCTCGTCAAAAATTAAAGCAGAGTTTGATTATTGCTTGTTATATTGTAATCGATCGTAATATGTATGATCTATTTATATTACATCATATACCCAAAACTTATAGTTTAGTGTGTGTACTCCCTTCATGGTGTTTATTAGCTCAAAATTCTCCGAAAGACTATCTTGTTGCTCGCAACGTTGCACGTGGAATCGTTGGAGTTAAACCACTGAAATGGGAAACGAAGCTAGAATCATATACTCTTGCGCACTTGATTAAACATAGTGAAAATTGACATCCGGAGTCATCGGATAATCCTTACAGTTCGAACTTTTTGCGTGGTGATTATGGATGGTGTCTGTAAAAACCTTTCTGGAATAGAAGCTGTCGAAATATGGGTGGCACAGAAAAAATATTACGATGAGCAATCCAAGTCTTGTGTTGGTGGTAATTGCTATAACTATATGCAAGTTATTACGAGTATCGCCACACATGTGGGTTGCGCTAGAGTGAGGTGCTACAATGGATCAATCATGATTAGCTGTAACTATAACCTTGGTGGAATCTAATAATGGTAAACGAccctaataattaattaaataatagttaCCATACAAATCTACCATAccatttatataataaatatatcggtaatgttaaagaagaaaaaaaaagggttagaatttattttatttaataattaatgaatgttaaataaaattaattttatctatttttaattatttttgttaattatcaaatatttcCATAAATATACATTCCAAGGCTGTAGCGCCACTATTGTAAGTTGGGTATAAGATTGTGATTCAGAGAGAGTGCACCGTATTGCATCAAGAAaaaggtttggtaataaaaaaattttagttacaattagtcaaaattttttataagagtaaagtatcgtttttgtctcaaacgtttggggtaagtctcaAAGTTGTCTTTAatgtttcaatcgtcctatttaagttccAAACGTTTCAAAaatgactcaatgttgtcctgccgttagggatccgttaatagaattgacggcgggacaaaattgagatgattttaaaacgatagggacttaaataagatgaaaatattggggacaaaaatgatacatagaaataaattttaattttatccttcaataatatcaatttttactatacatagtattcaattattttttagtcaCATCTAAGATGAAAGTAATGAGActaaagtaaaattataaaaaaataaatttatttaaaataaaaataatatgattaagtgtaatttatttaaatataattaaaaaataattgaatattatgtacagtaaaaattaatattattgaaagataaaattaaattaaaatttatttgtatgtatcgtttttgttcctaacgttttcgtcctatttaagtccctaacatttcaaaatcgtctcaattttctcccgccgtcaattctgttaacgaaTCCCTAACggtaggacaacattgagtcaattttgaaacgtcagagacttaaataagacgattgaaacgttagggataactttgagacttatcccaaacgttggggacaaaaacgatactttactcttttcataatttattttatttatataacttaataatattttaattttttatttcacttttttattaatttacttattatatttttattaatttcacttattaatgatattaattataataccATATCTCTAATTATTAGACATTCTTGTAATTACTATTTAATATTCTCCTTTATaatttgaatattatttttaagaataCAATAAAACTAATGACAATTAAAAAcagtaataataatattcataaatgtaattgattttaattgtaattgatttttatttttttttatttatttattatcattacATGTGTGGAAAAATGTAAAAGTTTAGTATAATAGGTTTTTCATTCTTAATCTAGATCATAAAAATTGTTTACTTCCTCGggcaaaaaattataattctatTTCAATTACAAGTACAAGTAGGATAAGTCAAGAAAATTTACAAGAAGgagttgaaaaataatttaaactacAGACAAACTCACATGATAAAATTATTGTCAGTCAATTAATTTTTGAGAATATGAAAAATCACACAAATTTTGATGAGAAATGGTaataaattgattaatttttttatttttatgtgcatttataattatactGTACTAACTAAGTTTATACACATAACATTCATaagttcatatatatataacatctataattacatataactaacatctaaaaattaaattgatatttaTTAGATACTAGTATTTTACCCGTAATACTATTACGagaatataaatcttttaaaattatgtcgATCCTGGTATTATAGATTATGACACGAAAAATTTATAGCATTaaattacttttataaaatagtCATAAGGGACAAAAGTCTCTGTCGACTAAGAAGACCAGAGtcttaaacaaaattaaataataagttttttagttattattttcaaatgaaagagtttaattttttacttaattttaacattcattatctaaaatttaaaagaatttaacatgtatatttttatatttgattaggtattaaatttattacacaaatagaaataattaatttttatacttgctatttaaaaatagtatttttttatatatataaaaatataNNNNNNNNNNNNNNNNtaacataaaaatttatattgattgttataaaattaattcattttttttaaacaattgaatcttgattctaaCTTCAAATCACaacattagtatttttttaaattatatgtaataaatatttaaaagaaaagaagtgaaaatatatattaaaaagataagtagtaaaaatttaaaattaaataaaaaaatatgtatataataaatattttttatttaaattatattatgttcttaattttattttttgtagaacATAAAGGtagagaaaaatagagaaaattagaaaagaaagagaaagataaaaaagaagaatgagatagcgagtttgttaattttggaagttaagaaaattttttattttaattataataaaaatatctggtgacacattttgatttgtcaaattactaatataaaatatgaattacAAATTATACATAGAGTGGGAAGgatagagagaaatagaaaaaaagagagagatggataagaaaatataagaaggatatttattaattttagagaaaaatattttctctaaattttaataagagaatGAATATCATATGACacatttagttattaaattaattattagttaataatatataaatataatatataatatagctatattttaattttaatttaatttaaatacaattAGAGAATGTTATgttgtata harbors:
- the LOC107468516 gene encoding pathogenesis-related protein 1A — encoded protein: MKISVGRIISFVSVLFWCVSAQNSEDDYLKVHNAARKGVGVKPLKWDKELESYARAHLNKHVEDCKLESSDGPYGENLVRGTGIWKNLTGKEAVELWVSEKQYYDEKSNSCLGGDDGDDYKCFGYTQVVWSTTTHVGCARVRCYNGSIMVSCNYNPPGNYRDKRPY
- the LOC107468517 gene encoding basic form of pathogenesis-related protein 1, with the translated sequence MRAKVIIISFISVLGQDFSRGYLDGQNVAREIVGVKPLKWNPELAGVAQKFLNNHIVDCLEGQLITSTASPNYGQTTARNVLFNNFTAADAVASWVAQKDYYDFESNSCIGGYCGCYTQVVWRKSTHIGCARVNCRNGGTLVTCIYRPPGNLPNQRPY